From the genome of Flavobacterium luteolum, one region includes:
- a CDS encoding rubredoxin — protein MELTRLIVKGGVISPGELKEVVNIALKEGLDSISFGSRQDIIFPKGFKSLDKTTLGKHHFVYPDQKSGNNIVSSYVSTDIFRNTNWLTGNRFLYILEEFKEQPKLKVNITDPKQQLVPLFTGHLNFIASEHEDYWYLYIRLPKWEKIEVYPVLIYSWDLAKIYYEIEKISEEEITDIELLFTLVSEALDTNNRTIDKPLNIPFYPFPYYEGMNRMGIDQYWLGLYWRNNLYDLDFLKEMCDLCFECKIGKICITPWKSFIIKGIPKDRKLEWEKFLGKRGINVRHSLLELNWHLPVAMEWALNLKTFLVRTLDQFDISTYGLNFGISEYNRDGHYFTSIVIEKNELPKDLESIKIRDTYNVLFAKNFDPNTREYIVHSQDIDKLELPTILIELSRKYFDELGNTAAETTENLQKKEKPQLDIYQCQECLTLYNSQYGDETQGIPKGLLFENLPESYCCSLCEAPKSNFRILEAVEN, from the coding sequence ATGGAACTGACAAGATTAATAGTAAAAGGAGGCGTTATTTCGCCAGGAGAACTTAAAGAAGTTGTAAACATCGCTTTGAAAGAAGGTCTGGATTCGATTTCGTTTGGTTCTAGACAGGATATTATTTTCCCAAAAGGCTTTAAATCTTTAGATAAAACCACTTTAGGAAAACATCATTTTGTTTATCCGGATCAAAAAAGCGGCAACAATATTGTTTCATCTTATGTTTCGACAGATATTTTCAGAAATACCAATTGGCTTACTGGAAATAGATTTTTATATATTTTGGAAGAATTTAAAGAACAGCCAAAACTTAAAGTCAACATAACCGATCCGAAACAGCAATTAGTTCCTTTGTTTACAGGACATTTAAACTTTATCGCTTCGGAGCATGAAGATTATTGGTACTTATACATTCGTCTTCCAAAATGGGAGAAAATAGAAGTCTATCCTGTTTTGATTTACAGCTGGGATCTGGCTAAGATTTATTACGAAATCGAAAAGATTTCCGAAGAAGAAATAACGGATATCGAACTGCTTTTTACTTTGGTAAGCGAAGCTTTAGATACCAACAACAGAACAATCGACAAACCGTTGAATATTCCTTTTTATCCATTTCCGTATTATGAAGGAATGAATAGAATGGGAATTGATCAATATTGGTTGGGTTTGTATTGGAGAAATAATTTATACGATTTGGATTTCTTAAAAGAAATGTGCGATTTGTGTTTTGAATGCAAAATCGGGAAAATCTGTATCACTCCTTGGAAATCTTTCATTATAAAAGGAATTCCGAAAGATCGAAAACTAGAATGGGAAAAATTCTTAGGGAAACGAGGCATTAACGTACGACATTCTTTATTAGAATTAAATTGGCATTTACCTGTTGCGATGGAATGGGCTTTGAATCTTAAAACTTTTCTGGTTCGAACTTTAGATCAATTTGACATCAGCACCTATGGATTGAACTTTGGAATTTCAGAATACAATCGCGACGGACATTATTTTACTTCAATTGTCATCGAAAAAAATGAGCTTCCAAAAGACTTGGAATCTATTAAGATCAGAGACACTTATAATGTTTTGTTTGCGAAGAATTTCGACCCAAATACGCGTGAATACATTGTACACTCTCAAGATATCGACAAACTGGAACTGCCAACCATTTTAATTGAGTTAAGCCGAAAATATTTTGACGAACTTGGAAACACAGCTGCAGAAACAACAGAAAATCTTCAGAAAAAAGAAAAACCACAGTTGGATATATACCAATGCCAGGAATGCTTAACCCTTTACAATTCTCAATACGGAGACGAAACCCAAGGAATTCCAAAAGGTCTTTTGTTTGAAAATCTCCCAGAATCTTATTGCTGTTCTCTTTGTGAAGCACCAAAAAGTAATTTTAGAATTTTGGAAGCAGTTGAAAATTAG
- a CDS encoding nitrate reductase, which produces MQTTKIKTTCSYCGVGCGIIVTNDAKNGVMVEGDKDHPVNKGMLCSKGMNLHYVVNDTSDRILYPEMRGSKSYPLERVSWDTALDRAAAVFSSIIKKHGSDSVGFYISGQCLTEEYYLVNKLVKGFLKTNNIDTNSRLCMSSAVVGYKKTFGEDSVPIAYDDIELADTFLITGANPAWCHPILFRRLEKHKEKNPKTKIICIDPRRTDTAAFADLHLQIIPGSDIILYHAIARRIIEKGYVDHDFVKNHAENFKQYKDLVLGTSLEKASKLCGISVNDIKLAADIIGKAKGFISLWAMGLNQSAVGVDKNTALLNLSLLTGQVGKPGSGPFSLTGQPNAMGGREVGGMATLLAAHKDIANPTHRKEVADFWGVDEISDKPGLTATEMFEALESGKMKAVWIICTNPLVSLPDSRRAEKALQNAKFVVVQDISHNADTAKFADLLLPAAGWLEKEGTMTNSERRISYLPKGINAPGEALPDIEILIRFAKKMNFNGFNFNSAEEVYKEHCALTKNTNIDISFLNYNRLKTEGTFQWPVPDYNHPGTPRLFTDKKFYTPSGKAIFNLPVSIENTSVQPNDEFPFILTTGRIRDQWHTMTKTGKVSRLLTHIPSPVLEINPIDAFKNDIKNGDIVVVSSKNGEVRVKAKVTDTIKEKVVFLPMHWGKQLENDLNRTNNLTNTVVDPISKEPDFKFTTVSIKKYVKPFQKIAIVGAGAASFRFIQNYREFNSTDEIIVFSNEINPFYNRVLLPEYMTGEFSWEQLLKVKDGEAFSKLKITMKAGVAIEKLDPKQKTIIDSQGEIHTFDSLIIATGSRPFVPENAQLHLPGRFTVRRKEDADRLKKHLDSTNLPPEEQHVVIIGGGLLGLELAAALKHKKVKTTIIQRASRLMERQLDRISSKLLAEEVQLRDIQIYFDNEVSTVFETDNPNEIEIALKSGKIITANAIVYTIGTIPNIEIARESGLACGRGIKVNQYLQTSNPDIFAIGEIAEFDNKLFGITSAAEEQADILANFLAGDISSYYKGSILMNILKLEDINLCSIGDLTIPENDDSYEEIVFADLKKRYYKKCIVKDDLLVGAILMGDKNEFAEFKTMIESKIELSDKRNTLLRGSSNAKPVLGKLVCSCSQVGAGNIEESIKSGVNDFTELCKNTGAGLGCGSCKTEVKEILAKCK; this is translated from the coding sequence ATGCAAACTACGAAGATCAAAACTACGTGTTCCTATTGCGGCGTTGGCTGTGGTATAATCGTGACCAATGATGCTAAAAACGGCGTGATGGTAGAAGGCGACAAAGATCATCCTGTAAACAAAGGAATGTTATGTTCAAAAGGAATGAATTTGCATTACGTAGTCAACGATACTTCTGACCGAATTTTATATCCCGAAATGCGCGGGAGCAAATCCTATCCGCTGGAACGCGTAAGTTGGGATACCGCTCTAGACCGTGCTGCTGCTGTTTTTTCCTCTATTATAAAGAAACACGGATCAGATAGCGTTGGTTTTTATATTTCTGGGCAATGTTTAACCGAGGAATATTACTTAGTTAATAAACTAGTTAAAGGATTTCTGAAAACGAATAATATCGATACCAATTCGCGTCTTTGCATGAGTTCGGCAGTTGTGGGTTACAAAAAGACTTTTGGAGAAGATTCTGTTCCCATTGCCTATGATGATATTGAGTTGGCGGACACTTTTTTAATCACAGGAGCAAATCCGGCTTGGTGTCACCCTATTCTTTTCAGAAGATTGGAAAAACACAAAGAGAAAAATCCGAAAACCAAAATAATTTGTATCGATCCCAGAAGAACCGATACGGCCGCTTTTGCCGATTTACATTTGCAGATTATTCCTGGTTCAGATATTATTTTATATCATGCCATTGCGCGAAGAATTATCGAAAAAGGATATGTAGATCATGATTTCGTTAAAAATCACGCAGAAAATTTCAAACAATACAAAGATTTAGTTTTAGGAACTTCTCTTGAAAAAGCTTCTAAACTTTGCGGAATTTCGGTAAACGATATTAAACTTGCCGCCGATATTATTGGGAAAGCAAAAGGTTTTATTTCGCTTTGGGCAATGGGTTTAAACCAAAGTGCAGTTGGAGTAGATAAAAATACAGCATTGCTGAATTTATCTTTATTAACAGGGCAAGTCGGAAAACCAGGTTCTGGACCATTTTCATTAACAGGTCAGCCCAACGCAATGGGCGGACGCGAAGTTGGCGGAATGGCAACACTTTTAGCCGCGCACAAAGACATTGCGAATCCAACACATCGCAAAGAAGTGGCTGATTTTTGGGGTGTTGACGAGATTTCAGATAAACCGGGTTTAACAGCTACGGAAATGTTTGAAGCTTTAGAATCAGGAAAAATGAAAGCGGTTTGGATAATCTGTACAAATCCGTTAGTGAGTTTACCCGATTCTAGAAGAGCCGAAAAAGCACTTCAAAATGCTAAATTCGTAGTCGTTCAGGATATTTCTCACAATGCCGATACAGCCAAATTTGCTGATTTATTATTGCCTGCTGCGGGCTGGTTAGAAAAAGAAGGAACAATGACCAATTCGGAGCGTCGTATTTCTTATCTGCCTAAAGGCATCAATGCACCTGGAGAAGCACTTCCTGATATTGAAATCTTGATTCGTTTTGCTAAAAAAATGAATTTCAACGGATTCAATTTCAACAGTGCCGAAGAAGTTTACAAAGAACATTGTGCGCTTACTAAAAACACTAATATTGATATTTCATTCTTAAATTATAATCGTTTAAAAACTGAAGGCACTTTTCAATGGCCAGTTCCAGATTATAATCATCCAGGAACTCCAAGATTATTTACAGATAAAAAATTCTATACGCCATCTGGAAAAGCAATTTTTAATCTGCCGGTTTCTATCGAAAACACATCGGTTCAGCCAAATGATGAATTTCCTTTTATTTTAACAACGGGAAGAATTCGCGATCAATGGCATACAATGACCAAAACTGGGAAAGTCTCTCGTTTGTTAACACATATTCCAAGTCCAGTTTTAGAAATAAATCCGATTGATGCTTTTAAAAACGATATTAAAAATGGTGACATTGTCGTAGTTTCAAGCAAAAATGGAGAAGTTCGTGTAAAAGCGAAAGTCACCGATACAATCAAAGAAAAAGTAGTTTTTCTACCAATGCATTGGGGAAAACAGCTCGAAAATGATTTGAATAGAACGAATAATTTAACGAATACGGTTGTCGATCCAATTTCAAAAGAACCTGATTTTAAGTTCACAACCGTTTCGATTAAAAAATATGTAAAACCATTCCAGAAAATCGCGATTGTTGGCGCTGGAGCAGCTTCTTTTCGATTTATTCAAAACTATCGTGAATTCAATTCAACCGATGAAATTATTGTTTTTTCGAATGAAATAAATCCGTTTTACAATCGTGTTTTACTTCCTGAATATATGACGGGAGAATTCAGTTGGGAACAGCTTTTAAAGGTAAAAGATGGGGAAGCTTTCAGTAAGTTGAAAATCACAATGAAAGCTGGAGTGGCAATTGAAAAATTAGACCCAAAACAAAAAACAATTATAGATAGTCAAGGTGAAATCCATACTTTCGATTCTTTGATTATAGCAACTGGAAGCCGTCCTTTCGTTCCCGAAAATGCACAGCTTCATCTTCCTGGACGTTTTACCGTTAGAAGAAAAGAAGATGCTGATCGCTTGAAAAAACACTTGGACAGCACTAATCTTCCGCCAGAAGAACAGCACGTTGTCATTATCGGCGGCGGATTATTAGGATTAGAATTGGCCGCAGCTTTAAAACATAAAAAAGTAAAAACAACTATAATTCAAAGGGCTTCACGTTTAATGGAGCGCCAATTAGACCGAATTTCAAGCAAATTATTGGCCGAAGAAGTTCAGCTTCGTGATATTCAAATTTATTTTGACAATGAAGTCAGTACGGTTTTCGAAACTGATAATCCGAATGAAATCGAAATTGCTTTAAAAAGTGGGAAAATCATAACGGCAAATGCAATTGTATACACGATTGGAACTATTCCGAATATTGAAATTGCTCGTGAAAGCGGTTTAGCTTGCGGACGTGGCATAAAAGTCAATCAGTATTTGCAGACTTCAAATCCGGATATTTTTGCAATTGGAGAAATAGCAGAATTTGATAATAAGTTATTCGGAATTACTTCTGCAGCTGAAGAACAAGCTGATATTCTAGCGAATTTCCTTGCTGGCGATATTAGCAGTTATTACAAAGGTTCGATTTTAATGAATATTCTAAAATTAGAAGACATTAATCTTTGCAGTATTGGCGACCTTACCATTCCTGAAAATGACGATTCGTACGAAGAAATTGTTTTTGCCGATTTAAAAAAACGTTATTACAAAAAGTGCATCGTAAAAGACGATCTTTTAGTTGGTGCCATTTTAATGGGAGATAAAAATGAGTTCGCCGAATTCAAAACGATGATTGAAAGCAAAATCGAATTATCAGACAAACGAAATACGCTTTTGAGAGGAAGTTCAAACGCAAAACCCGTTTTAGGTAAATTAGTCTGTTCGTGCAGTCAGGTTGGGGCTGGAAACATTGAAGAATCCATTAAAAGTGGTGTTAATGATTTCACTGAATTATGCAAAAATACAGGTGCAGGTTTAGGATGTGGAAGTTGTAAAACAGAGGTAAAGGAAATATTGGCAAAGTGTAAATAG
- the moeB gene encoding HesA/MoeB/ThiF family protein, producing MKESTRYNRQTILPEIGVEGQYKLSKAKVLVIGAGGLGAAVLPYLAGAGIGEIGIVDDDVIDVSNLHRQVIYKTSAVGKSKAEEAKTMISELNPEIKVNAFSEKLSGRNAISLFEKYDIIVDATDNISIKYLINDACVVTNKPMVYGSIFRFQGQVSVFNYQNGPTYRCLYPDENSNAANCEDAGVIGVSVGIIGMFQANEVIKIILGVGEVLSGKILVYTILNNEQQKYDFDKSDFQSISREAFEEKYNKTEIEEIKFELLLDEIENDEVLFLDVRNEDEVPKISLHNQIQIPLMHLEKEIEKLDKNQKIYVFCQSGIRSKIAVELLQKYQFKYAKSIAGGALAMKQLLQEIKI from the coding sequence ATGAAAGAATCAACACGATATAACCGACAGACAATTCTTCCTGAAATAGGAGTAGAAGGCCAGTATAAATTATCAAAAGCAAAAGTCTTGGTGATTGGTGCTGGTGGTTTGGGTGCTGCAGTTTTGCCTTATTTGGCTGGTGCAGGAATTGGTGAAATCGGAATTGTTGATGATGATGTAATTGATGTTTCGAATCTTCATCGTCAGGTTATTTATAAAACTTCGGCTGTTGGAAAATCCAAAGCTGAAGAAGCTAAAACGATGATTTCAGAATTAAATCCAGAAATAAAAGTGAATGCTTTCTCTGAAAAATTATCTGGAAGAAATGCCATTTCGTTATTTGAAAAATATGATATTATCGTAGATGCAACAGACAATATTTCGATAAAATATCTAATTAATGATGCTTGTGTCGTGACGAATAAACCAATGGTTTACGGATCTATTTTTAGATTTCAGGGGCAAGTTTCAGTTTTCAATTATCAAAACGGACCAACATACAGATGCTTGTATCCAGATGAAAATTCGAATGCTGCAAATTGTGAAGACGCTGGCGTAATTGGCGTTTCAGTTGGAATTATCGGAATGTTTCAGGCCAATGAAGTCATAAAGATAATTCTTGGAGTTGGAGAAGTTTTAAGCGGAAAAATTTTGGTTTATACTATTTTGAATAATGAACAGCAGAAGTATGATTTCGATAAAAGCGATTTTCAGTCTATAAGCAGAGAAGCATTCGAAGAAAAATATAATAAAACAGAAATTGAAGAAATAAAATTTGAACTTCTTTTGGATGAAATAGAAAACGATGAGGTTCTTTTTTTAGATGTTCGAAATGAAGATGAAGTGCCAAAAATCAGTTTACATAATCAAATTCAGATTCCGTTAATGCATTTAGAAAAGGAAATAGAAAAACTGGATAAAAACCAAAAAATCTATGTTTTCTGTCAATCTGGAATTAGAAGTAAAATCGCAGTCGAATTGCTTCAAAAGTATCAATTTAAATATGCAAAAAGCATTGCAGGTGGCGCTTTGGCAATGAAACAATTATTACAAGAAATAAAAATATAG
- a CDS encoding molybdenum cofactor biosynthesis protein MoaE → MSKNVFVEGPIAPEFIAESIAKHQSKHTIGAHNIFLGQVRADVIHDNTVVAIDYSAYKDMANEALYAIREKAFAKFDLTCMHIYHSLGVVKAGEICLFVFVSATRRKQVYEATEAIVNWIKTDVPIFGKEMFENDTFTWKQNS, encoded by the coding sequence ATGAGTAAAAATGTATTTGTAGAAGGGCCAATTGCTCCTGAATTTATAGCCGAATCGATCGCTAAACACCAATCAAAACATACGATTGGAGCGCACAATATTTTTCTAGGACAAGTTCGTGCCGATGTTATTCATGATAACACAGTCGTAGCAATCGATTATTCAGCTTATAAAGACATGGCAAATGAAGCTTTGTATGCCATTCGCGAAAAGGCCTTCGCTAAGTTTGACTTAACCTGCATGCATATATATCACAGCTTAGGCGTTGTAAAAGCGGGCGAAATCTGTTTGTTCGTTTTTGTTTCGGCAACACGTCGCAAGCAAGTTTATGAGGCAACGGAAGCGATCGTAAACTGGATAAAAACAGATGTGCCAATTTTTGGCAAAGAAATGTTTGAAAACGATACATTCACTTGGAAACAAAATAGTTAA
- a CDS encoding sulfite exporter TauE/SafE family protein, with the protein MSLLTSENILLFSFALIIIAFLYSSVGHGGASGYLALMSIFAFPVSVMKPSALLLNLFVSSISFLFYYKNNYFKPKLFYPFAIASIPAAFIGGFITLDNAIYKIVLGVVLVFAALRLFGVFNFKEKEEVKINLPFALAIGFAIGLLSGMLGIGGGIILSPILLFLGWASVKESAAISSLFIFVNSFAGMLGFFLGGKTIPIESFYLVPIAVVGGMLGGFYGSGSFSNRTLKMVLGTVILMASVKLIFP; encoded by the coding sequence ATGAGCCTCTTAACTTCCGAAAATATACTATTATTCAGTTTCGCCTTAATTATAATAGCGTTTTTATATTCAAGTGTCGGGCACGGCGGAGCATCAGGATATTTAGCATTGATGAGCATTTTTGCTTTTCCGGTTTCTGTAATGAAACCATCGGCTTTGCTGTTGAATTTGTTTGTTTCGAGTATTTCGTTTTTGTTTTATTATAAAAATAATTATTTCAAACCAAAGCTCTTTTATCCGTTTGCCATTGCATCGATTCCGGCAGCGTTTATTGGTGGTTTTATAACCTTAGATAATGCGATTTATAAAATTGTTTTAGGAGTTGTATTGGTTTTTGCAGCGTTGAGGTTGTTTGGAGTCTTTAATTTTAAAGAAAAAGAGGAAGTAAAAATAAATCTTCCGTTTGCTTTGGCAATTGGTTTTGCCATCGGATTATTATCTGGAATGTTAGGAATTGGCGGCGGAATTATATTAAGTCCGATTCTATTGTTTTTAGGATGGGCATCTGTAAAAGAATCGGCGGCAATCTCAAGTTTATTCATTTTTGTGAATTCATTTGCGGGAATGTTAGGATTCTTTTTAGGAGGAAAAACAATTCCGATAGAAAGTTTCTATCTCGTTCCAATTGCTGTAGTAGGAGGAATGTTAGGTGGTTTTTACGGAAGTGGCTCTTTCTCTAACAGAACATTAAAAATGGTATTAGGAACAGTGATTTTAATGGCAAGTGTTAAATTGATCTTTCCTTGA
- the moaA gene encoding GTP 3',8-cyclase MoaA, with product MTASNTILTDGFGRKHNYLRISLLEKCNLRCTYCMPADGIALSPKASLMTADEIFAIAQTFVKNGVEKIRLTGGEPLLRKDFPEIVSKLSHLNISLSLTTNGILIDRQIEVLKQFNVKKINLSLDTLVSSKFASITLRNQFEKVIDNLHLLLNNDFQVKVNVVLIKGFNDNEIVDFVKLTQFLPISVRFIEFMPFAGNEWDRSKMVSQNEILALVETQFSSEEIQKLEDEKNFTSRNYKIKGFQGDFGIISSITNPFCDSCNRIRLTADGKIKNCLFSNSETDLLTAFRNGESITDLISESIQNKKKVRAGMVTMDEMDDPTKHFDNRSMIAIGG from the coding sequence ATGACAGCCTCTAATACTATTTTGACGGATGGTTTTGGGCGCAAGCATAATTATCTGCGCATTTCGCTGCTGGAAAAATGCAACCTGCGTTGTACATATTGTATGCCAGCGGATGGAATCGCATTGTCTCCAAAAGCTAGTTTAATGACTGCCGATGAGATTTTTGCAATTGCTCAGACTTTCGTAAAAAATGGTGTTGAAAAAATCAGGTTAACTGGCGGTGAACCTTTGCTAAGAAAAGATTTTCCAGAAATTGTTTCTAAATTATCGCACTTAAACATTTCACTTTCTTTGACTACAAACGGAATTTTAATTGATCGTCAAATTGAGGTTTTAAAGCAGTTTAATGTCAAAAAAATCAATCTGAGTTTAGATACTTTGGTTTCTTCTAAATTCGCTTCAATAACGCTTAGAAATCAGTTTGAGAAAGTGATTGATAATCTGCATTTACTTTTGAATAACGATTTTCAGGTAAAAGTAAATGTGGTTTTGATAAAAGGGTTTAATGATAATGAAATTGTAGATTTTGTAAAACTGACTCAGTTTCTGCCTATTTCGGTTCGATTTATAGAATTCATGCCATTTGCTGGAAACGAGTGGGACAGAAGCAAAATGGTATCACAGAACGAAATTTTAGCGTTAGTTGAAACGCAATTTTCTTCGGAAGAAATTCAAAAACTAGAAGACGAAAAAAACTTCACTTCAAGAAATTATAAAATAAAAGGTTTTCAAGGCGATTTCGGAATTATCAGTTCCATCACAAATCCGTTTTGTGACAGTTGCAACCGCATCCGCTTGACGGCAGACGGAAAAATAAAAAACTGCCTTTTCTCTAATTCAGAAACTGACTTATTAACTGCTTTTAGAAATGGAGAATCTATTACTGATTTGATTTCAGAATCCATTCAAAATAAAAAGAAAGTCCGTGCAGGAATGGTTACGATGGATGAAATGGACGATCCTACAAAACATTTTGATAATCGCAGCATGATTGCGATTGGGGGGTAA
- the cobA gene encoding uroporphyrinogen-III C-methyltransferase, translating to MKTLKTPKLTIVGAGPGDVELITLKAIKALKSADVVLYDALVNEELLEYASNAEIVFVGKRLGCHAYTQDQINELIVSMAKTHGHVVRLKGGDPFVFGRGSEEIEFAEDFGIETAIVPGISSALGVPASVGISLTQRKVAESFWVITGTTSSHELSKDVHLASKSAATVVILMGMHKLYEIISIYQQNRNDDLPIAIIQNGTKNSEQKVIGTINTITKLVVEKNISSPAIIVIGEVVRNTSSWISYFQEHFEDEFIFQNLNL from the coding sequence ATGAAAACTTTAAAAACACCAAAATTAACCATTGTCGGCGCTGGCCCAGGCGATGTTGAATTGATTACGCTAAAAGCAATTAAAGCTTTAAAAAGTGCCGATGTAGTTTTGTATGATGCTTTGGTAAACGAAGAATTACTAGAATATGCATCGAATGCAGAAATTGTTTTTGTTGGAAAACGTTTGGGCTGTCACGCGTACACACAAGATCAGATTAACGAATTGATTGTTTCCATGGCAAAAACTCACGGACATGTGGTTCGTTTAAAAGGCGGTGATCCGTTTGTTTTTGGAAGAGGAAGTGAAGAAATTGAATTTGCTGAAGATTTCGGAATAGAAACAGCTATTGTGCCTGGAATTTCGTCAGCACTAGGAGTTCCTGCTTCAGTCGGAATCAGTTTGACACAGCGCAAAGTGGCCGAAAGTTTTTGGGTTATCACAGGAACAACTTCATCTCATGAATTGTCAAAAGACGTTCATTTGGCTTCAAAATCGGCAGCAACTGTTGTGATTTTAATGGGGATGCATAAACTGTATGAAATTATTTCAATCTATCAGCAAAACAGAAATGATGATCTGCCAATTGCCATTATACAAAACGGAACGAAAAATTCGGAGCAAAAAGTAATAGGAACTATCAATACAATTACTAAATTGGTGGTTGAAAAAAATATATCATCGCCAGCCATTATCGTGATTGGTGAAGTAGTCAGAAATACATCGAGCTGGATTTCGTATTTTCAAGAACACTTTGAAGACGAATTCATTTTCCAGAATTTAAATTTATAA
- a CDS encoding molybdenum cofactor guanylyltransferase gives METLTVFILCGGKSTRMQSEKGLVLFQDKPFIEHIIQAILPITDQIKLITGSKEYDYLPYQKIPDLIVDRGPLGGIYTALSYSETEFNLILSCDIPLISTELLQELISKHTQEAGITVFASESKTHPLIGIYSKNIVPVIKEAIDSNELKMMDLLAKLPHQIINIEESENYHLSNINSADELDDLNINSI, from the coding sequence ATGGAAACACTAACAGTATTTATTCTTTGCGGAGGAAAAAGCACCAGAATGCAATCAGAAAAAGGATTGGTTTTGTTTCAGGATAAGCCATTTATCGAACATATTATTCAGGCTATTTTACCCATAACAGATCAAATTAAGCTGATTACAGGATCAAAAGAATATGATTATTTGCCCTATCAAAAAATACCAGATTTAATAGTAGACAGAGGTCCGTTGGGAGGAATTTACACCGCACTGTCATATTCTGAAACCGAATTCAATCTGATTTTAAGCTGTGATATTCCGTTAATTTCAACCGAATTACTGCAGGAATTAATTTCAAAGCATACACAAGAAGCGGGAATTACAGTTTTTGCATCTGAAAGTAAAACCCATCCATTAATCGGAATTTATTCAAAAAATATTGTTCCGGTAATAAAAGAAGCAATTGATTCTAATGAATTAAAAATGATGGATCTGCTAGCAAAACTGCCACATCAGATTATCAATATAGAAGAAAGTGAAAATTATCATTTAAGTAATATTAATTCGGCAGACGAATTAGATGATTTAAATATCAATTCAATTTAA
- a CDS encoding MoaD/ThiS family protein, whose amino-acid sequence MIEVKYFGAVAEKTKCEFEKLSFSEELSLQKLLQDLNEKYEFKSLTFSVAVNQKIVSKTSDYTLQTSDIVALLPPFAGG is encoded by the coding sequence ATGATCGAGGTTAAATATTTTGGAGCTGTTGCTGAAAAGACAAAATGTGAATTCGAAAAGTTATCTTTTTCTGAAGAATTGTCATTGCAAAAATTGTTGCAGGATTTGAACGAGAAATATGAATTCAAATCACTGACTTTTAGCGTTGCGGTAAATCAGAAGATAGTTTCTAAAACTTCAGATTATACTTTACAGACTAGCGATATTGTAGCTTTGTTGCCTCCATTTGCTGGCGGTTAA
- the moaCB gene encoding bifunctional molybdenum cofactor biosynthesis protein MoaC/MoaB: MVDITHKISTLRKATATAIVKVSRQETIDAVVNNLVPKGNVLEMAKTAGLFAVKNTHLSIPDCHPLPIEYTAVEYNIEGLEIHIIFSVKTVYKTGVEVEAMHGASIVALTMYDMLKPIDKEIEISTIKLINKEGGKSSFKNKFPNVIKAAVFVCSDSIFAGDKEDRSGKTIVEKLDSYGVETSHYEIIPDELDIIQEKTKAFAKENQLVIFTGGTGLSPRDVTPEALEPLLESRIPGIEEAIRSYGQQRMPYAMLSRSVAGTLGKSLVLALPGSTNGVRESMDAVFPHVMHVFHILKGKNHDSL; encoded by the coding sequence ATGGTAGATATTACGCATAAAATAAGCACATTAAGAAAAGCAACAGCAACTGCAATTGTAAAAGTCAGTAGACAGGAAACTATTGATGCTGTTGTCAATAATTTGGTGCCAAAAGGAAACGTACTGGAAATGGCAAAAACTGCCGGATTATTTGCGGTAAAAAATACCCATTTGTCCATTCCAGATTGTCATCCGCTTCCAATTGAGTATACTGCTGTTGAATACAATATAGAAGGATTAGAAATTCATATTATTTTCAGTGTAAAGACTGTTTATAAAACTGGAGTTGAGGTTGAAGCCATGCATGGAGCTTCGATTGTAGCCTTGACAATGTACGATATGCTGAAACCAATTGACAAGGAAATCGAAATTTCGACTATCAAATTAATTAATAAAGAAGGCGGAAAATCGTCTTTCAAAAATAAATTCCCGAATGTAATTAAAGCTGCGGTTTTCGTTTGTTCCGATTCCATTTTTGCGGGCGATAAAGAAGATCGTTCAGGAAAAACAATTGTAGAAAAACTAGATTCGTACGGAGTAGAAACTTCTCACTACGAAATCATTCCAGATGAATTGGATATTATTCAGGAAAAAACAAAAGCTTTCGCTAAAGAAAATCAGCTGGTTATTTTTACAGGCGGAACTGGATTATCACCAAGAGATGTTACACCAGAAGCCTTAGAACCATTATTGGAAAGCAGAATTCCAGGAATTGAAGAAGCCATTCGCAGTTACGGTCAGCAAAGAATGCCGTACGCCATGCTTTCTCGAAGTGTTGCAGGTACTTTAGGAAAAAGCCTAGTTTTGGCTTTGCCGGGTTCAACAAACGGTGTAAGAGAATCTATGGATGCTGTTTTTCCGCATGTAATGCATGTTTTTCATATTTTAAAAGGAAAAAATCATGACAGCCTCTAA